A region of Candidatus Leptovillus gracilis DNA encodes the following proteins:
- a CDS encoding DUF4981 domain-containing protein produces the protein MKRFNINAVRTSHYPDDERFYDLCDELGLYVMDEANIETHGYRDAMRGDMQWLPAMQDRVERLIARDKNHPSVIIWSLGNESSSDDKFRRLTERVHELDGRPVHYEQDYTGEYMDIFSAMYATPPQWEAIAQGGSYQTRTAPLQWQTVGGPNTTDKPLVLCEYAHAMGNSVGSLQKYMDLFERYPQCIGGFIWDFADQAILRHDENGRPLWHLGGDLGDEYNFLMFGCNGIFFADRTPHPAAWEVKKVYQPIALHAVNLAAGQVRLVNKNIFADLSGLQIGWQVMEDGVVVQAGEVAPPECAPGTAVPLHLPYTLPNGKPGREYHLLVEFVLAAAAPWAEVGHVVAWEQFALPVQAAAPRWVDPSTMPPLHLGTAGETPALSAGGTPALQIRGQNLAVTFNPQSGALDSFVADGRELLAAPLVPNLWRAPIDNDIAALVLFPPARYLGYGRQPWRRLDKSPRFVQSFQVSQPAPAVVRVKVAWRIKHGRSPFTVTYTIFGSGDVVVDGRFTPARDMVRFGMMLDVDGALDRVTWFGRGPHESMWDRQSGAAVGRYTLLVEDMPHNYARPQENGNRSDVRWATLTDAAGHGLLIADAGGTLLNFSARPYTQDDLAAAERIHHLPRRKNVTVCVDYKQAGVGGDVPSGCLPHQEYRLLKGREYRYAFRLRPFHPGDTAAPDAAWSLAEIPTVPPVVAKKGGWRKTAALTAAAALVVAVLWQRQRKNGMVHQAKHLLYKFTLNCHAERSLRSEASRSQQRRGMLRGTSA, from the coding sequence ACGACCTGTGCGACGAGCTGGGCCTCTACGTCATGGACGAGGCCAACATCGAAACCCACGGCTACCGCGACGCCATGCGCGGCGACATGCAATGGCTGCCCGCCATGCAAGACCGCGTCGAGCGCCTGATCGCCCGCGACAAAAATCACCCCAGCGTCATCATCTGGTCGCTGGGCAACGAATCCAGCAGCGACGACAAATTCCGCCGCCTGACCGAGCGCGTGCATGAATTGGACGGCCGTCCCGTCCATTATGAACAAGACTACACCGGCGAATACATGGACATTTTTTCGGCGATGTATGCCACGCCGCCGCAGTGGGAAGCTATCGCCCAGGGCGGCAGTTACCAAACGCGCACCGCGCCGCTGCAATGGCAAACCGTCGGCGGCCCTAACACCACCGACAAGCCGTTGGTTCTCTGCGAATACGCCCACGCCATGGGCAACAGCGTCGGCAGCCTGCAAAAGTACATGGACCTGTTCGAGCGTTACCCGCAGTGCATCGGCGGTTTCATCTGGGACTTCGCCGACCAGGCCATTTTGCGCCACGACGAGAACGGCCGTCCCCTCTGGCATCTCGGCGGCGATTTGGGCGACGAGTACAACTTCCTTATGTTCGGCTGCAACGGCATCTTCTTCGCCGACCGCACGCCCCACCCTGCCGCCTGGGAAGTGAAAAAGGTGTACCAACCCATCGCCCTGCACGCAGTGAATTTGGCCGCCGGGCAGGTGCGCCTGGTCAACAAAAACATTTTTGCCGACTTATCTGGGCTGCAAATTGGCTGGCAGGTCATGGAAGATGGCGTGGTGGTCCAGGCGGGGGAAGTGGCGCCGCCGGAATGTGCGCCGGGCACGGCCGTTCCCCTCCACCTCCCCTACACCCTGCCCAACGGCAAACCGGGCCGCGAATACCACCTGCTGGTCGAGTTTGTCCTGGCCGCCGCCGCGCCCTGGGCCGAAGTTGGGCACGTGGTCGCCTGGGAGCAGTTCGCCCTGCCCGTCCAGGCCGCCGCGCCGCGTTGGGTTGACCCATCCACCATGCCACCGCTTCATCTTGGGACCGCAGGCGAGACGCCTGCGCTTTCTGCGGGCGGGACGCCCGCGCTCCAGATTCGTGGGCAAAATCTCGCCGTTACCTTCAATCCGCAGAGCGGCGCGTTAGACAGCTTTGTCGCCGACGGCCGGGAATTGTTGGCCGCGCCGCTGGTCCCCAACCTGTGGCGCGCCCCGATTGACAACGACATCGCCGCGTTGGTTTTGTTCCCGCCGGCGCGTTATCTGGGCTACGGCCGTCAGCCCTGGCGCAGATTGGACAAATCTCCAAGATTTGTCCAATCTTTCCAAGTTAGCCAGCCAGCCCCGGCAGTGGTGCGGGTGAAGGTGGCCTGGCGCATCAAACACGGCCGTTCACCCTTCACCGTTACCTACACCATCTTTGGCAGCGGCGATGTGGTGGTAGATGGCCGTTTCACCCCGGCGCGAGACATGGTGCGCTTCGGCATGATGTTGGACGTGGACGGCGCATTGGACCGCGTGACGTGGTTTGGGCGCGGCCCACACGAAAGCATGTGGGACCGGCAGTCTGGCGCGGCGGTGGGCCGCTACACCCTGCTGGTTGAGGACATGCCCCACAATTACGCCCGACCGCAAGAAAACGGCAACCGCAGCGACGTGCGATGGGCCACATTGACCGACGCTGCCGGGCATGGCCTGCTTATCGCCGATGCCGGGGGTACGCTGCTGAATTTTAGCGCCCGGCCGTATACCCAGGACGATCTGGCCGCCGCCGAACGCATCCACCACCTGCCGCGCCGCAAGAACGTGACGGTATGCGTAGATTACAAACAGGCTGGCGTCGGCGGCGATGTGCCCTCCGGCTGCCTGCCCCACCAGGAGTACCGCCTACTGAAAGGGCGTGAGTATCGCTATGCGTTCCGGTTACGGCCGTTCCACCCCGGCGACACCGCAGCGCCTGACGCTGCCTGGAGTCTGGCAGAGATTCCCACCGTACCGCCGGTGGTGGCAAAAAAGGGGGGATGGAGAAAAACGGCCGCCCTCACCGCGGCTGCGGCGCTGGTTGTGGCCGTCCTCTGGCAGCGGCAAAGAAAAAACGGCATGGTTCATCAAGCGAAACATCTTCTTTACAAATTTACGCTGAATTGTCATGCTGAGCGGAGTCTTCGGAGCGAAGCATCCCGCTCCCAGCAGAGGAGGGGGATGCTTCGGGGGACCTCAGCATGA
- a CDS encoding FtsX-like permease family protein has product MSVIWYKVWADIWQHKARTLLAVLSIAAGVFAIGTIFGLVDQLLSSMDSSHQSVAPSHINLVLRGAIDRETAQALTRIEGVAGVEVLNITSVRYKTEENGRWQGATVVMRDNYEDQLYDWLVLKDGMWPQGATIGVERISSDYYGLDIGDTVIFEVDGTDRALPITGKIRHPFVPPPDFGGNAYFFVDADGLARFGIPQGQFTQLLVQVEPYSKEYARDRAAAIKDRLARQGIGIAISIYQDPDEHWGRAFLLGITVVLRVLAVISLLISVIIVANSMTAIITQQTDQIGVIKAIGGQSHIIVQVFMAGVLIYGFLALLVALPTGVIAAYQGSKWFLALFNIDYDTFQFSTRAVFFQVLAALLAPVLAALWPVLSGAAITVREAIASYGIGGDFGSSRLDQAVEALGERFLPSPYAIALGNMFRRKGRLVLTQLVLILAGTTFLMVMTLANSMSYTLENELSRRQYDLRIFFQGLQRSDQVESIVAGVPGVAGSEAWFTVTGTVLRQGERVQDTAGLGAEVYAIPSGSTMYEPYIVNGRWLSADDNGRVVVISQDTAEFNNLNVGDVITIDFGNLGQADWEVIGTHQALTSDPIATDPMYAPAAAVIDVTKKINRANQIVIRTTNQNPDFTANMMAALNDRFKTRGIETSAFFSRTKAEDSTAAYNQFNIVNNMLFGLALVMGIVGGIGLMGSLWISVVERTREIGVLRSIGAQSPTIMTMFIMEGVLQGVMSWLMAVPLALVVARPMSNLLGQTILKVDLDFAFSTVGVAIWLVAILSIAFLASLVPAHAATRISVRESLAYA; this is encoded by the coding sequence ATGAGCGTTATCTGGTACAAAGTCTGGGCCGACATTTGGCAGCACAAAGCGCGCACTTTGCTGGCGGTGTTGAGCATCGCCGCCGGTGTGTTTGCCATTGGCACGATTTTTGGCCTGGTGGATCAGTTGTTGTCTAGTATGGACAGTTCGCACCAGTCAGTCGCGCCGTCGCATATCAATCTGGTACTGCGTGGGGCGATTGACCGGGAGACGGCGCAAGCGCTGACCAGGATTGAGGGCGTGGCAGGCGTTGAGGTCTTAAACATTACATCGGTGCGTTATAAGACAGAGGAAAACGGCCGTTGGCAAGGCGCCACCGTCGTCATGCGCGACAATTACGAAGACCAGCTCTACGACTGGCTCGTCCTTAAAGATGGCATGTGGCCGCAGGGAGCCACTATCGGCGTCGAACGCATTTCCAGCGACTATTATGGCCTGGACATCGGCGACACGGTTATTTTTGAAGTGGATGGTACCGACCGCGCCCTGCCCATCACCGGCAAAATCCGCCACCCCTTTGTGCCCCCGCCCGATTTTGGCGGCAACGCCTATTTCTTTGTAGACGCCGATGGGCTGGCCCGTTTTGGCATTCCCCAAGGGCAGTTCACCCAACTGCTGGTCCAGGTAGAGCCGTACAGCAAAGAGTACGCCCGTGACCGGGCGGCGGCCATCAAGGATCGGCTGGCGCGGCAGGGCATTGGCATCGCCATCAGCATTTATCAGGACCCCGATGAACATTGGGGGCGCGCCTTCTTGTTGGGTATCACCGTCGTTTTGCGCGTGCTGGCCGTTATTTCGCTGTTGATCAGCGTGATCATTGTCGCCAATTCGATGACAGCCATCATCACCCAGCAAACAGACCAGATTGGCGTGATTAAGGCTATTGGTGGCCAGTCGCACATCATTGTGCAGGTGTTTATGGCCGGGGTGCTGATTTATGGCTTCCTGGCTTTGCTGGTGGCCCTGCCGACCGGTGTGATCGCCGCCTACCAGGGTAGTAAATGGTTCCTGGCCTTGTTTAACATTGATTACGACACCTTCCAGTTTTCCACGCGGGCTGTCTTTTTCCAGGTGTTGGCGGCGCTGCTGGCCCCGGTTTTGGCCGCTTTATGGCCGGTGTTGAGCGGCGCGGCTATCACCGTGCGCGAAGCCATCGCCTCTTATGGCATTGGCGGCGATTTTGGCAGCAGCCGGTTGGACCAGGCGGTGGAAGCGTTGGGCGAGCGCTTTTTGCCGTCGCCATATGCCATTGCTCTGGGCAATATGTTCCGTCGCAAAGGGCGGCTTGTCCTGACACAGTTGGTCCTCATCCTGGCCGGGACCACCTTTCTGATGGTGATGACGCTGGCAAACTCGATGTCTTACACGTTGGAAAATGAGCTGAGTCGGCGTCAGTACGACTTACGCATTTTTTTCCAGGGGTTGCAGCGGTCTGATCAGGTGGAGAGTATTGTCGCCGGTGTGCCGGGTGTGGCCGGGTCGGAAGCGTGGTTTACGGTGACGGGAACGGTTTTGCGGCAAGGGGAGCGGGTGCAGGACACGGCCGGATTGGGGGCAGAGGTCTATGCCATTCCATCTGGCAGCACGATGTATGAACCTTATATTGTCAACGGCCGTTGGCTTTCCGCTGATGATAACGGCCGTGTTGTGGTGATCAGTCAGGATACGGCCGAGTTTAACAACCTGAATGTTGGCGATGTCATCACCATTGATTTCGGCAACCTGGGACAGGCTGATTGGGAAGTCATCGGAACCCATCAGGCGCTCACTTCTGACCCCATCGCCACCGACCCGATGTATGCCCCGGCGGCTGCGGTGATAGATGTGACGAAAAAAATAAACCGCGCCAACCAGATCGTCATCCGCACCACCAATCAGAACCCCGATTTCACGGCCAACATGATGGCTGCCCTGAATGACCGCTTCAAAACACGGGGCATTGAAACCAGCGCCTTTTTCAGCCGCACCAAAGCCGAAGACTCTACGGCCGCTTATAATCAGTTCAATATCGTCAATAACATGTTGTTTGGCCTGGCTTTGGTGATGGGCATCGTTGGGGGCATTGGTCTGATGGGGTCGCTGTGGATTAGCGTGGTCGAGCGCACGCGGGAGATTGGCGTGCTGCGTTCTATCGGCGCGCAGTCGCCGACCATCATGACGATGTTCATCATGGAAGGGGTGCTGCAAGGGGTGATGAGTTGGTTGATGGCTGTGCCGTTGGCCCTGGTGGTTGCCCGCCCAATGTCCAATTTGCTCGGTCAGACCATTTTGAAAGTGGACCTGGATTTTGCCTTTAGCACCGTTGGCGTGGCTATCTGGTTGGTCGCCATTTTGTCCATCGCTTTTCTGGCTTCGCTGGTCCCGGCCCATGCTGCCACCCGCATCAGCGTGCGCGAAAGTTTGGCGTATGCGTGA
- a CDS encoding ABC transporter ATP-binding protein codes for MSVNNNPFSPNGTPPIIDVRNVIKRFPVGDTQITVLKGVSVSVQPGEFVCIVGPSGNGKSTLLNMITGIDHPTEGEVIVTGQPVHTLSENQLAAWRGEHMGIIFQFFQLLPALNILQNVVLPMDFIKKLPPKQRRERAMHLLDTVGLADQARKLPSQVSGGQQQRAAIARALANDPPLLVADEPTGNLDTQTSEDVFQLFTTLVDQGKTMVMVTHSRSLAARLPRTIEIRDGLIFSDKVQQQLVVVSG; via the coding sequence ATGAGTGTGAACAACAATCCATTTTCCCCTAATGGGACGCCCCCCATTATTGATGTGCGCAACGTCATTAAACGCTTCCCCGTAGGCGATACGCAGATCACCGTGTTAAAAGGCGTCAGCGTCAGCGTGCAGCCGGGCGAATTTGTTTGCATCGTCGGGCCATCCGGCAACGGCAAATCCACCCTACTGAACATGATCACCGGCATAGACCATCCTACCGAGGGAGAAGTGATTGTCACCGGGCAGCCGGTGCATACCCTGAGCGAAAACCAACTGGCCGCCTGGCGTGGCGAACATATGGGCATTATCTTCCAATTTTTCCAACTTTTACCGGCGCTCAACATACTGCAAAACGTCGTCCTGCCGATGGATTTCATAAAAAAACTGCCGCCCAAACAGCGGCGCGAACGAGCGATGCACCTGCTGGACACCGTCGGGCTGGCCGATCAGGCTCGTAAACTGCCATCACAGGTCTCCGGCGGGCAGCAGCAGCGGGCGGCCATCGCCCGCGCCCTGGCCAACGACCCACCCCTGCTGGTGGCCGACGAGCCAACCGGCAACCTGGATACACAAACATCTGAAGATGTATTCCAACTCTTTACCACCCTGGTAGACCAGGGCAAAACAATGGTCATGGTCACCCACAGCCGCAGTCTGGCAGCCCGCCTGCCGCGCACCATCGAGATCCGTGACGGCCTGATCTTCAGCGACAAAGTGCAGCAGCAGTTGGTAGTTGTTAGTGGCTAG
- a CDS encoding glutaredoxin family protein, whose translation MLDMLMVLLYTKEGCGLCEAVKTELARLTAVYPHRLQEIDITQDADLFARYRFAIPVVKIGTVTLKAPITTVHLIHALQTAVCQ comes from the coding sequence GTGCTTGATATGCTCATGGTGCTGTTGTATACCAAAGAGGGGTGTGGCTTGTGTGAGGCGGTGAAGACCGAATTGGCGCGGTTAACGGCCGTCTACCCCCATCGTCTCCAGGAAATTGACATCACCCAGGACGCCGATTTGTTTGCCCGTTACCGCTTTGCCATTCCCGTGGTCAAAATTGGCACGGTCACGCTCAAAGCACCGATCACCACCGTTCACCTTATCCATGCCCTGCAAACGGCCGTTTGCCAGTAA
- a CDS encoding DUF433 domain-containing protein, translated as MNKLYVEQNDLGYWISGSRVSLESVLFAFLDGLSPETIAAECFPVLSLEQVYGAITYYLSNRPDINSYLRQVEAESKAFKQTVSDPAFARKLAKARRQMQLAST; from the coding sequence ATGAATAAATTATATGTTGAGCAAAATGATCTAGGCTATTGGATCTCTGGTTCTCGTGTTTCGCTGGAATCTGTACTCTTTGCTTTCTTAGATGGATTATCGCCTGAAACGATTGCTGCTGAATGCTTTCCGGTACTTTCCCTCGAGCAAGTGTATGGGGCAATCACTTATTATTTAAGTAATCGCCCGGACATTAACAGCTATTTGCGCCAGGTAGAAGCTGAATCTAAAGCCTTTAAGCAGACGGTAAGTGACCCGGCTTTTGCGCGTAAGCTGGCAAAAGCCCGGCGGCAAATGCAGTTGGCTTCGACATGA
- the cyoE gene encoding protoheme IX farnesyltransferase, which produces MAITKAPVQGQTAEPVVTNLSANIASPPTTLRDKLRIVVVLFKLRIVMLLLMAATGGAFMAAEGWPGVGVLALIWLVGGMAAAGSSSLNQYLERHKDDKMGRTMKKRPLVNGEIPNPQWVPWVGALLIIVPVVAVFPFNRPLSLFLALGAVIYVFIYTIWLKPRTLLNIVIGGAAGSAAVLSGSAAAGYWNSPGALILALLLFLWTPFHFWSLAILYRDDYERADVPMLPVHTTPRQAAWWVMSHTAPTALFGLALVLFPYLGWAYFLPMLIATADLFGRNIRLIHTPSKENARGLFISSNLYLSVLLLAIIVSSMLPGAL; this is translated from the coding sequence ATGGCAATTACGAAAGCGCCTGTACAGGGGCAGACTGCTGAACCGGTCGTTACAAACCTATCGGCAAACATAGCGTCGCCGCCAACGACACTGCGTGATAAGCTGCGCATCGTGGTGGTATTGTTTAAGCTGCGCATTGTGATGCTGCTGCTGATGGCCGCTACGGGCGGCGCGTTTATGGCCGCTGAAGGCTGGCCGGGGGTCGGCGTGTTGGCGCTGATCTGGCTGGTTGGGGGCATGGCTGCCGCCGGCTCGTCATCGCTGAACCAATACCTGGAGCGGCACAAAGACGATAAGATGGGGCGGACGATGAAGAAACGGCCGTTGGTCAACGGTGAAATTCCCAATCCGCAGTGGGTTCCCTGGGTGGGTGCGCTGTTGATTATTGTGCCAGTGGTGGCTGTATTCCCGTTCAACAGGCCCTTGTCCTTATTCCTGGCTCTGGGCGCGGTCATCTACGTCTTCATCTACACTATCTGGCTCAAACCCCGTACTTTGTTGAATATTGTCATTGGGGGTGCGGCCGGCAGCGCGGCCGTACTCAGCGGCAGCGCCGCCGCCGGGTATTGGAACAGCCCTGGCGCGCTTATCCTGGCCTTGCTCTTGTTCCTCTGGACGCCCTTTCACTTCTGGAGTCTGGCCATCCTCTACCGCGACGACTACGAACGCGCCGATGTGCCCATGCTGCCCGTACACACCACCCCACGTCAGGCCGCCTGGTGGGTCATGTCCCATACCGCGCCCACCGCGCTGTTTGGTCTGGCGCTCGTCCTTTTCCCCTACCTGGGTTGGGCCTATTTTTTGCCCATGCTCATCGCCACCGCCGACCTGTTTGGGCGCAACATCAGACTCATCCACACTCCCAGCAAAGAAAATGCCCGCGGCCTATTCATTTCCTCCAATCTTTATCTATCAGTCTTACTGTTGGCGATTATCGTCAGTTCCATGCTGCCGGGAGCGTTGTAG
- a CDS encoding thiamine ABC transporter substrate-binding protein, which produces MRTFYFVFLVLALVGCGGGGGTTAVPAAAPRILTVMTHDSFAASEEVLAAFEAANNAQVVLLPSGDTGAALNQAILAKSNPLADVFFGVDNAFMGRALAADIFQPYASPALTVVPDAFELDATHRLLPVDYGDVCLNYDIAWFAERDLPLPQSLADLTDPLYKGLLVAQNPATSSPGLSFLLATIGVFGVAGEYTYLDYWADLRTNEVLITSGWEDAYYGQFTVAGGGERPLVVSYASSPPAEVIFADPPLDTAPSASLVGDGMCFRQIEFVGVLRGTAVPDLAQAFVDFMLGQTFQEDIPLNMFVFPVHESAALPPEFVTWAQIPAAPVTVNPADIDAHRDEWLEAWTQVVLR; this is translated from the coding sequence ATGCGTACATTTTACTTTGTGTTTCTTGTATTGGCTTTGGTAGGCTGTGGCGGCGGTGGCGGGACAACGGCCGTGCCTGCCGCCGCGCCGCGTATCCTGACCGTGATGACCCACGATAGTTTTGCCGCCAGCGAAGAGGTATTGGCTGCTTTTGAAGCGGCCAACAACGCGCAAGTTGTTTTGCTGCCGTCTGGCGACACCGGCGCGGCGCTGAATCAGGCCATTCTGGCAAAAAGCAACCCGCTGGCCGATGTCTTTTTTGGCGTGGACAACGCCTTCATGGGCCGGGCGCTGGCTGCCGACATTTTCCAGCCCTACGCTTCCCCGGCGCTGACGGTCGTGCCCGATGCTTTTGAATTGGATGCCACGCATCGCCTGCTGCCGGTTGATTACGGCGATGTGTGCCTCAATTACGACATCGCCTGGTTTGCCGAACGGGACCTGCCCCTGCCCCAATCTCTGGCCGACCTGACCGACCCGCTGTACAAGGGGTTGTTGGTGGCGCAAAACCCGGCCACATCCAGCCCTGGTTTGTCGTTTTTGCTGGCAACCATCGGCGTGTTTGGCGTGGCAGGCGAGTACACCTATCTAGATTATTGGGCTGATCTGCGAACCAATGAGGTATTAATTACCAGTGGTTGGGAAGATGCGTATTATGGGCAGTTTACGGTGGCTGGCGGTGGCGAACGGCCGTTGGTTGTTTCTTACGCCAGCAGCCCACCGGCTGAGGTTATTTTTGCCGATCCGCCCCTGGATACGGCCCCCAGCGCCAGTTTGGTGGGCGATGGCATGTGTTTCCGGCAAATTGAATTTGTGGGCGTGCTGCGGGGAACGGCCGTGCCCGATTTGGCTCAGGCATTTGTAGATTTTATGCTCGGCCAGACCTTCCAGGAGGACATCCCGCTGAACATGTTTGTCTTCCCGGTGCATGAAAGCGCTGCCCTGCCGCCAGAATTTGTGACCTGGGCGCAAATTCCCGCCGCCCCGGTCACGGTAAACCCGGCGGACATAGACGCCCACCGCGACGAATGGCTGGAAGCGTGGACACAAGTTGTGCTGCGCTGA
- a CDS encoding thiamine diphosphokinase, which translates to MTIFIFANGDMARTEWIRLLLPQASFIIAADGGARYLFALQTPPDVVIGDMDSVSPEVLAWLHTTPARLITHPTAKDETDLELALLHALPHQAPIWIFGALGGRLDQTLANILLLAHPALRGQTVRLVNEYEHAWLVERETAVHGRAGDLVSLIPLDGDVTVRATTGLAWPLRDELLAFGPARGVSNVMTEDVAGVVLAAGRLLCVHTRQSWQR; encoded by the coding sequence ATGACCATTTTTATTTTTGCCAACGGGGATATGGCACGGACGGAATGGATACGGCTGTTGCTGCCTCAGGCCTCGTTCATCATCGCCGCCGATGGCGGGGCGCGGTATTTGTTTGCCCTGCAAACGCCGCCGGATGTGGTGATTGGCGACATGGATTCTGTGTCGCCGGAGGTATTGGCCTGGCTGCATACCACCCCCGCCCGGCTGATCACCCATCCGACAGCCAAAGACGAGACGGACCTGGAGTTGGCTTTGCTGCACGCGCTGCCCCATCAGGCGCCTATCTGGATTTTTGGCGCGTTGGGCGGCCGTTTGGACCAGACGTTGGCGAATATCTTGCTGCTGGCCCACCCGGCTTTGCGCGGGCAGACGGTGCGTCTGGTGAATGAGTATGAACATGCGTGGCTGGTGGAACGGGAAACGGCCGTACACGGCCGTGCCGGTGATCTCGTCTCGCTGATTCCCCTGGATGGCGATGTAACGGTGCGGGCGACGACAGGGCTGGCCTGGCCGCTGCGCGACGAACTGTTGGCCTTTGGCCCGGCGCGCGGCGTGAGCAACGTGATGACCGAGGATGTGGCGGGAGTTGTCCTGGCTGCCGGGCGGCTGTTGTGTGTGCATACCCGGCAAAGCTGGCAGCGTTGA
- the sppA gene encoding signal peptide peptidase SppA, whose amino-acid sequence MTEQIKQPDFFSELKQELRQVQVEMGDIWHGAGATLRNWLRQMRHATLDYVVLPLGGPLPERTDPPRGFIERQLPLPAPPLSMEVLNGRFRAIADANNVKGVVLVFQGFGAGLGTLQNLRRAISRLRQAGKEVIVYTPYLDLPHYYAASAADKIVVPPGVQFEVLGVRLETVYLKDALARLGVQMDVVQISPYKTALNTFGESGMTPEEAEQLNRLLDDRYDLLTADMADGRHLTQAAMQALIDRAPLLAEEALAEGLIDAIAYEDELAYWLADTKPADEGETAVPPTAASQPEADISRPTAKLAVWSEARGQLLEKARRRRKQFIGVISLEGSIVMGSSRQPPIDLPIPFLGGAAAGEATLVRLIRQAEEMDNMAALIFHVDSGGGSALASDLIGRQIERLSQKKPVLAYMGNVAASGGYYVSAYARHIMCQSGSITGSIGVISGRVSTKGLYEKLNVHQASLQRGAHAGLYQETAPMTDEERAIFWAGIVNNYEQFKQVVANGRHLPINDLDPICEGRVWTGRQAQAHQLVDSFGDFVDAIHKTAELAGWTVDDKTTIPVANLYPRDGRYVLPHPFERQEPPSTPDESLLQLGRLLLGETLPVLDGRPLYLMPFGLKF is encoded by the coding sequence ATGACAGAACAGATCAAACAACCCGATTTTTTCAGCGAACTCAAACAAGAACTGCGCCAGGTGCAGGTGGAGATGGGCGACATTTGGCATGGAGCTGGGGCCACCTTGCGCAACTGGCTGCGGCAGATGCGCCACGCCACTCTGGATTATGTGGTGCTGCCCCTGGGCGGTCCACTGCCCGAACGGACCGATCCACCGCGCGGCTTTATCGAGCGGCAGCTTCCCCTGCCCGCGCCGCCGTTGAGCATGGAAGTGCTAAACGGCCGTTTCCGGGCCATCGCCGACGCCAACAACGTCAAAGGGGTCGTCCTGGTGTTCCAGGGCTTTGGCGCCGGGCTGGGCACGCTGCAAAACCTGCGCCGCGCCATCAGCCGCCTGCGTCAGGCCGGCAAAGAGGTCATCGTCTACACCCCGTATCTGGACCTGCCCCACTATTACGCCGCCAGCGCCGCCGATAAAATTGTGGTCCCGCCGGGCGTGCAGTTTGAGGTGTTGGGCGTGCGGCTGGAAACGGTGTACCTGAAAGACGCCCTGGCGCGGCTGGGCGTCCAGATGGATGTGGTGCAAATCTCGCCCTATAAAACAGCCCTCAACACCTTTGGCGAGTCTGGCATGACGCCAGAGGAGGCCGAGCAGCTCAACCGGCTCCTGGACGACCGGTATGATTTGCTGACGGCCGATATGGCCGACGGCCGTCACCTGACCCAGGCGGCCATGCAGGCGCTGATAGACCGCGCCCCGTTGTTGGCCGAAGAAGCCCTGGCCGAAGGGCTGATTGACGCCATCGCCTACGAGGATGAACTGGCCTATTGGCTGGCAGACACAAAACCGGCAGATGAAGGGGAAACGGCCGTGCCCCCCACCGCCGCCAGCCAACCAGAAGCGGACATATCCCGCCCGACAGCCAAATTGGCCGTCTGGTCCGAAGCCCGGGGCCAACTGCTGGAAAAAGCGCGCCGCCGCCGCAAGCAGTTCATCGGCGTCATCAGCCTGGAAGGTTCGATTGTGATGGGGTCCAGCCGCCAGCCGCCGATTGATCTGCCTATTCCTTTCCTCGGCGGCGCGGCGGCCGGCGAGGCCACCCTGGTACGCCTTATCCGCCAGGCGGAAGAGATGGACAACATGGCCGCGCTGATCTTCCATGTGGATTCCGGCGGCGGCTCCGCCCTGGCCTCCGACCTCATCGGCCGGCAAATCGAGCGCCTGAGCCAGAAAAAGCCGGTATTGGCCTACATGGGCAACGTTGCCGCCTCCGGCGGTTATTACGTCAGCGCCTATGCCCGGCATATCATGTGCCAGAGCGGCAGCATCACCGGCTCCATCGGCGTGATCAGCGGCCGGGTCAGCACTAAAGGATTATACGAAAAGCTCAACGTTCATCAGGCAAGTTTGCAGCGGGGAGCGCACGCCGGGCTTTACCAGGAAACAGCGCCGATGACCGACGAGGAACGGGCGATTTTTTGGGCGGGCATAGTCAACAATTATGAGCAGTTTAAGCAGGTGGTGGCTAACGGCCGTCATCTGCCCATTAACGATCTGGACCCCATTTGTGAAGGGCGGGTGTGGACCGGGCGGCAGGCGCAGGCGCATCAACTGGTGGACAGCTTTGGCGATTTTGTGGACGCCATCCACAAAACGGCGGAACTGGCCGGATGGACCGTGGATGACAAAACGACCATCCCGGTGGCGAACCTGTACCCGCGAGACGGCCGTTACGTCTTACCACACCCCTTTGAGCGTCAGGAACCCCCATCCACGCCCGACGAAAGCCTGCTTCAGCTTGGCCGTCTGTTGTTGGGCGAGACGCTGCCGGTGTTAGACGGCCGTCCACTTTATCTGATGCCCTTTGGCTTGAAGTTTTGA